A region of Rhodamnia argentea isolate NSW1041297 chromosome 9, ASM2092103v1, whole genome shotgun sequence DNA encodes the following proteins:
- the LOC115744392 gene encoding 3-phosphoshikimate 1-carboxyvinyltransferase 2 has protein sequence MAHAVRTPNCPLNMQVLAKSSRPRFAVSVTLGSQFLGVSELKHCASPGIAVKVPSFKVAASVATTEKPSKVPEIVLQPIKEISGTVKLPGSKSLSNRILLLAALSEGTTVVDNLLNSDDVHYMIGALRSLGLNVEEDKSNKRAIVEGCAGQFPVGKESRDEVQLFLGNAGTAMRPLTAAVTAAGGNSCYILDGVPRMRERPIGDLVTGLKQLGADVDCFLGTNCPPVRINAKGGLPGGKVKLSGSISSQYLTALLMAAPLSLGDVEIEIIDKLISIPYVEMTLKLMERFGVFAEHSGSWDRFLIRGGQKYRTPGKAYVEGDASSASYFLAGAAVTGGTVTVEGCGTSSLQGDVKFAEVLEKMGATVTWTENSVTVTGPPRNSFGRRHLRAIDVNMNKMPDVAMTLAVVALFADGPTAIRDVASWRVKETERMIAICTELRKLGATVEEGPDYCVITPPERLNVTAIDTYDDHRMAMAFSLAACADVPVTIKDPGCTRKTFPDYFEVLQSVTSR, from the exons aTGGCCCACGCCGTCAGGACTCCGAATTGCCCACTGAACATGCAGGTTCTTGCTAAGAGCTCGAGACCCAGATTCGCCGTTTCAGTTACCTTGGGCTCTCAGTTCTTGGGTGTTTCGGAGTTGAAGCATTGCGCGAGTCCGGGGATTGCAGTTAAAGTTCCTTCCTTTAAGGTCGCGGCTTCGGTTGCCACAACTGAGAAGCCGTCCAAGGTACCGGAGATTGTGTTGCAACCAATTAAAGAGATCTCCGGCACGGTGAAGTTGCCGGGCTCGAAGTCTCTTTCTAACAGGATTCTGCTTCTTGCGGCTCTCTCTGAG GGAACAACTGTCGTAGACAACTTGTTGAATAGTGATGATGTCCATTACATGATTGGAGCATTGAGATCTCTTGGTCTGAACGTGGAGGAAGACAAGTCTAACAAACGGGCCATCGTGGAAGGTTGCGCTGGTCAGTTTCCTGTTGGAAAAGAATCGAGAGATGAAGTCCAACTTTTCCTTGGAAATGCAGGGACAGCTATGCGTCCATTGACAGCTGCAGTGACTGCTGCAGGTGGAAACTCCTG CTACATTCTTGATGGAGTGCCGAGAATGAGAGAGCGACCTATTGGAGATTTGGTCACCGGTCTGAAGCAGCTTGGGGCAGATGTCGATTGTTTCCTCGGCACAAACTGTCCTCCTGTTCGCATTAATGCAAAGGGTGGCCTTCCAGGAGGGAAG GTGAAGTTGTCTGGATCCATAAGTAGTCAATACTTGACTGCTTTGCTAATGGCTGCTCCTTTATCTCTAGGGGATGTGGAGATTGAGATCATTGACAAGCTAATTTCCATTCCTTATGTTGAGATGACTCTAAAGTTAATGGaacggtttggggtttttgctgAGCACAGTGGTAGCTGGGATAGGTTCTTGATCCGAGGAGGTCAAAAATACAG GACTCCTGGAAAAGCTTATGTGGAAGGTGATGCTTCAAGTGCTAGTTACTTTCTAGCAGGTGCAGCCGTCACTGGGGGAACTGTTACTGTTGAAGGTTGCGGTACAAGTAGCTTACAG GGCGACGTAAAATTTGCTGAAGTCCTTGAGAAAATGGGGGCTACAGTCACCTGGACAGAAAATAGTGTTACTGTGACTGGACCTCCACGGAATTCTTTTGGAAGAAGGCATTTGCGCGCTATTGATGTCAACATGAATAAAATGCCAGATGTTGCCATGACTCTTGCTGTGGTTGCTCTTTTTGCTGATGGGCCCACTGCAATTCGAGATG TGGCAAGTTGGAGAGTGAAGGAAACGGAACGAATGATTGCTATATGCACAGAGCTCAGAAAG CTGGGCGCAACGGTTGAAGAAGGGCCAGACTACTGCGTGATTACTCCTCCAGAGAGACTGAACGTGACAGCTATCGACACTTACGATGATCACCGAATGGCCATGGCCTTTTCGCTCGCTGCTTGTGCAGATGTTCCAGTTACAATCAAGGATCCAGGTTGCACGAGAAAAACTTTCCCCGACTACTTCGAAGTTCTCCAGAGTGTCACGAGccgttaa
- the LOC115731367 gene encoding transketolase, chloroplastic has product MASTSSLTLSQAILARSTSAAHGASPSPSSDRLSIPSLSLPTFSGLKSSSPTSVPSAGRAPASAHARRRRLAVARPVRAAAVETLGSATETALIEKSVNTIRFLAIDAVEKANSGHPGLPMGCAPMGHILYDEVMRYNPKNPYWFNRDRFVLSAGHGCMLQYALLHLAGYDSVKEEDLKSFRQWESKTPGHPENFETPGVEVTTGPLGQGIANAVGLALAEKHLAARFNKPDNEIIDHYTYAILGDGCQMEGIANEVCSLAGHWGLGKLIAFYDDNHISIDGDTEIAFTESVEKRFEGLGWHVIWVKNGNTGYDEIRAAIKEAKAVKDKPTLIKVTTTIGYGSPNKANSYSVHGSALGAKEVDATRKNLGWPYEPFHVPEDVKKHWSRHVRGGAAFEAEWNAKFAEYEKKYKDEAAELKSIIKGELPAGWEKALPTYTPESPADATRNLSQQCLNALAKVVPGLLGGSADLASSNMTLLKMFGDFQKDTPEERNVRFGVREHGMGAICNGIALHSPGLIPYCATFFVFTDYMRAAMRISALSEAGVIYVMTHDSIGLGEDGPTHQPIEHLASFRAMPNILMLRPADGNETAGAYKVAVLNRKRPSVLALSRQKLPNLPGTSIEGVEKGGYVISDNSSGNKPDVILIGTGSELEIAAKAADELRKAGKAVRVVSLVSWELFEYQSPEYKESVLPSAVSARVSIEAGTTFGWEKIVGSKGKAIGIDRFGASAPAGKIYKEFGITAEAVIAAAKQVS; this is encoded by the exons ATGGCTTCCACATCCTCCCTCACTCTCTCCCAGGCCATCTTGGCTCGATCCACCTCCGCCGCTCATGGCGCCAGCCCTTCTCCCTCCTCCGACCGCCTCTCCATTccttccctctccctccccACCTTCTCCGGCCTCAAATCCTCCTCCCCGACTTCCGTCCCCTCCGCCGGGCGCGCCCCCGCGTCGGCCcacgcccgccgccgccgcctcgccGTCGCCCGGCCCGTGAGGGCCGCCGCCGTCGAGACCCTCGGCTCCGCCACCGAGACCGCCCTCATCGAGAAGTCGGTCAACACCATCCGGTTCTTGGCTATCGACGCCGTCGAGAAGGCGAACTCCGGCCACCCGGGCCTGCCCATGGGTTGCGCCCCCATGGGTCACATCCTGTATGACGAGGTCATGAGGTACAATCCCAAGAATCCCTACTGGTTCAACCGCGATCGGTTCGTGTTGTCGGCCGGGCACGGTTGCATGTTGCAGTACGCTCTGTTGCATCTCGCCGGGTACGACAGTGTCAAG GAGGAGGATTTGAAGAGTTTCCGTCAGTGGGAAAGCAAGACACCTGGGCATCCTGAGAACTTCGAGACACCCGGTGTTGAAGTGACGACAG GTCCACTTGGACAAGGAATTGCCAATGCTGTTGGTTTAGCTCTTGCGGAGAAGCATTTGGCTGCTCGTTTCAACAAACCAGACAATGAAATTATTGACCACTACAC ATATGCCATTCTCGGAGATGGTTGTCAAATGGAGGGCATTGCCAATGAAGTTTGTTCCCTCGCTGGGCACTGGGGACTTGGGAAGCTGATTGCCTTTTATGATGACAACCACATCTCCATCGATGGTGACACGGAGATTGCATTCACCGAGAGCGTCGAAAAACGTTTTGAGGGTCTAGGTTGGCATGTTATATGGGTGAAAAATGGTAACACTGGTTATGATGAAATTCGTGCTGCCATCAAAGAAGCAAAGGCTGTGAAAGACAAGCCTACTTTGATTAAG GTAACTACAACCATAGGTTATGGTTCGCCTAACAAGGCCAACAGCTACAGTGTACATGGTAGTGCGCTGGGCGCCAAGGAAGTTGATGCAACTAGGAAGAACCTCGGATGGCCATATGAGCCTTTCCATGTGCCTGAGGATGTTAAAAA GCACTGGAGCCGCCATGTTCGTGGTGGTGCTGCTTTTGAAGCTGAATGGAATGCAAAATTCGCTGAATACGAGAAGAAATACAAGGATGAAGCTGCAGAGCTGAAATCTATCATTAAGGGCGAACTACCAGCTGGTTGGGAGAAAGCCCTGCCT ACGTACACCCCTGAGAGTCCAGCAGATGCTACCAGAAACCTCTCGCAACAATGCCTCAATGCCCTTGCAAAGGTGGTCCCTGGTCTTCTTGGTGGAAGTGCAGATCTTGCTTCCTCCAACATGACTCTGCTCAAAATGTTCGGTGATTTCCAAAAGGATACCCCTGAGGAACGTAATGTTAGATTCGGTGTTAGGGAGCATGGAATGGGGGCCATCTGCAATGGGATTGCTCTCCACAGCCCGGGGCTCATCCCGTACTGTGCCACCTTCTTTGTCTTCACAGACTACATGAGGGCCGCGATGAGAATCTCTGCGCTCTCTGAAGCTGGAGTCATCTACGTCATGACCCACGATTCTATTGGTCTTGGAGAGGATGGGCCCACACATCAGCCAATCGAGCACTTGGCTAGCTTCCGTGCTATGCCAAACATTCTGATGCTCCGCCCAGCTGATGGGAATGAAACTGCCGGTGCATACAAGGTCGCTGTTCTCAACAGGAAGAGACCTTCCGTCCTCGCTCTCTCCAGGCAGAAGCTTCCCAACCTTCCTGGGACCTCCATCGAAGGAGTCGAGAAGGGAGGTTATGTCATCTCTGACAATTCCTCGGGCAACAAGCCAGATGTTATTCTGATTGGAACTGGGTCCGAGTTGGAAATCGCTGCGAAAGCAGCGGATGAGCTCAGGAAGGCAGGCAAGGCTGTGAGAGTCGTGTCCTTGGTTTCTTGGGAACTTTTTGAGTATCAATCTCCCGAGTACAAGGAGAGTGTGTTGCCTTCTGCTGTATCAGCTAGAGTCAGCATTGAAGCTGGAACGACTTTTGGGTGGGAGAAGATCGTTGGAAGCAAAGGTAAGGCTATTGGAATTGACAGATTTGGTGCCAGTGCTCCGGCAGGTAAAATATACAAGGAATTCGGCATCACTGCTGAGGCGGTCATTGCTGCAGCCAAGCAAGTGTCTTAG
- the LOC115744386 gene encoding transketolase, chloroplastic — protein sequence MASTSSPTLSQAVLARPISGNASNSSSSDRVSLSLSLSGLKFSPLSSSSSRRASGSAHRRRLPAPAPTPSSAVRPIRAAAVETLGTATEASLVEKSINTIRFLAIDAVEKANSGHPGLPMGCAPMGHILYDEVMRYNPKNPYWFNRDRFVLSAGHGCMLQYALLHLAGYDSVKEEDLKSFRQWGSRTPGHPENFETPGVEVTTGPLGQGIANAVGLALIERHLAARYNKPDSEIVDHYTYCILGDGCQMEGVANEACSLAGHLGLGKLIAFYDDNHISIDGDTEIAFTESVDTRFEGLGWHIIWVKNGNTGYDDIRAAIKEAKAVKDKPTLIKVTTTIGYGSPNKANSYSVHGSALGAKEVDATRKNLGWPYEPFHVPEDVKTHWSRHVRAGAALEAEWNAKFAEYEKKYKEEAAELKSIFKGELPAGWEKALPTYTPESPADATRNLSQQCLNALAKVLPGFLGGSADLASSNMTLLKMFGDFQKDTPEERNVRFGVREHGMGAICNGIALHSPGLIPYCATFFVFTDYMRGAMRISALSESGVIYVMTHDSIGLGEDGPTHQPIEHLASFRAMPNILMLRPADGNETAGAYKIAVVNRKRPSVLALTRQKLPQLPGTSIEGVEKGGYIISDNSSGNKPDVILIGTGSELELAAKAADELRKEGKAVRVVSFVSWELFDEQSAEYKESVLPAAVSARVSIEAGSTFGWEKIIGSGGKAIGIDRFGASAPAGKIYKEYGITAEAVLAAAKELC from the exons ATGGCTTCCACTTCTTCCCCGACTCTGTCCCAGGCCGTCTTGGCTCGACCCATCTCCGGCAACGCCTCCAATTCGTCCTCCTCCGACCgcgtctccctctccctctccctctccggcCTCaagttctctcctctctcctcctcctcctcccggCGCGCCTCCGGCTCggcccaccgccgccgcctccccgcccccgcccccacCCCCTCCTCCGCCGTCCGCCCCATCAGGGCAGCCGCCGTAGAGACCCTCGGCACCGCCACCGAGGCCTCCCTCGTCGAGAAGTCGATCAACACCATCCGGTTCTTGGCCATCGATGCCGTCGAGAAGGCGAACTCCGGCCACCCGGGCCTGCCCATGGGTTGCGCCCCCATGGGTCACATCCTGTACGACGAGGTCATGAGGTACAACCCCAAGAACCCCTACTGGTTCAACCGCGACCGGTTCGTGTTGTCGGCTGGGCACGGTTGCATGTTGCAGTACGCTCTGTTGCATCTCGCTGGGTATGACAGCGTCAAG GAGGAAGACTTGAAAAGCTTCCGGCAGTGGGGAAGCAGGACTCCTGGCCATCCGGAGAACTTTGAGACACCCGGTGTCGAAGTTACAACAG GTCCACTTGGTCAAGGAATTGCCAATGCCGTTGGTTTGGCACTTATAGAGAGGCATTTGGCTGCTCGCTACAACAAACCGGATAGTGAGATAGTTGACCACTACAC atattgcattcttggAGATGGTTGCCAGATGGAGGGTGTTGCCAATGAAGCTTGTTCACTTGCTGGGCACTTGGGACTTGGGAAGTTGATTGCTTTTTACGACGACAACCACATCTCCATTGATGGTGATACGGAGATTGCTTTCACCGAGAGTGTTGACACCCGTTTCGAGGGTCTTGGGTGGCACATCATATGGGTGAAAAACGGAAACACTGGTTATGACGATATACGTGCTGCTATCAAGGAAGCGAAGGCTGTCAAGGATAAGCCTACCTTAATTAAG GTGACTACCACTATTGGCTACGGTTCACCTAACAAGGCCAACTCATACAGCGTGCACGGGAGTGCACTGGGTGCCAAGGAAGTCGATGCAACAAGGAAGAACCTTGGTTGGCCATACGAGCCTTTCCATGTGCCCGAGGATGTCAAAAC GCACTGGAGCCGCCATGTCCGTGCTGGTGCTGCTCTTGAAGCTGAATGGAATGCGAAGTTTGCTGAGTATGAGAAGAAGTACAAGGAGGAAGCTGCAGAACTGAAGTCCATTTTCAAGGGTGAACTGCCTGCTGGTTGGGAAAAAGCACTTCCG ACATATACTCCTGAGAGTCCTGCTGATGCCACCAGAAATCTCTCTCAGCAATGCCTGAATGCCCTCGCTAAAGTGCTGCCCGGTTTTCTCGGTGGCAGTGCTGATCTTGCTTCTTCCAACATGACACTGCTTAAGATGTTCGGTGATTTCCAAAAGGACACCCCTGAGGAACGTAACGTCAGGTTTGGTGTTAGGGAGCACGGCATGGGAGCTATTTGCAACGGGATTGCCCTACATAGCCCTGGTCTCATTCCTTACTGTGCCACGTTCTTTGTCTTCACTGACTACATGAGGGGCGCAATGAGGATCTCTGCCCTTTCTGAATCTGGAGTTATCTATGTGATGACCCATGATTCAATTGGTCTTGGAGAGGACGGGCCGACCCATCAACCTATTGAGCACTTGGCCAGCTTCCGTGCTATGCCCAATATTCTTATGCTTCGACCGGCAGATGGGAATGAAACTGCGGGTGCATACAAGATTGCCGTTGTCAACAGGAAGAGACCTTCTGTCCTTGCTCTCACCAGGCAAAAGCTGCCTCAGCTTCCCGGAACGTCCATTGAAGGAGTCGAAAAGGGTGGCTACATCATTTCGGACAATTCTTCTGGCAATAAGCCTGATGTCATCTTGATTGGAACTGGTTCCGAGTTGGAACTTGCTGCGAAAGCAGCAGATGAACTGAGAAAGGAAGGGAAGGCCGTCAGGGTTGTATCATTCGTTTCATGGGAGCTCTTTGATGAGCAATCTGCTGAGTATAAAGAAAGCGTTTTGCCAGCTGCCGTGTCTGCTAGGGTTAGCATCGAAGCTGGGTCAACCTTTGGATGGGAGAAAATCATTGGAAGCGGAGGGAAGGCGATTGGAATAGACCGCTTCGGGGCCAGCGCTCCGGCAGGAAAAATATACAAGGAGTATGGCATCACTGCCGAGGCGGTCTTGGCGGCAGCTAAAGAACTTTGCTAG
- the LOC115744425 gene encoding uncharacterized protein LOC115744425, protein MSQLHFAFPLPLHRPLLRNLTPKLHLRRPTMSFSSSSSSPSPSTSTTDLKDDPQGLSQVLKYHDQTKHSFANYARGPRGLDWANQPNPFRRYVSAPLLPLLHLTADDRAQGGPSSVLDAPPYSALFHSLPPPEPISKATVSRLFYDSLALSAWKTAGFSTWSLRVNPSSGNLHPTEAYLIAPAIDSLSDSGFVAHYAPKEHSLEVRAALPSGFLPKFFPENSFLVCLSSIFWREAWKYGERAFRYCNHDVGHAIAAVAMAAAGLGWDVKLLDGLSHEDVKGLIGLHVFPEFKIPSRPVKGKMVEIEFEHPDCVLVVFPSGIGEFNVNYRELSLALLEFPRLEWKGKPNVLSKEHVCWDIIYRTAEAAKKPLTAGDRFSIDPFCESESHSENSYKGFSAREVVRKRRSAVDMDGVTAMDRATFYQILLHCVPSGSGNGGKQRKQLALPYRALSWDAEVHAALFVHRVIGLPKGLYFLVRNEDHFVKIKKATRPDFEWVRPEGCPPSLPLYLLARGDCQQLAKQLSCHQDIAGDGCFSLGMVAHLEPVLCEKGPWMYPRLFWETGVLGQVLYLEAHAVGISATGIGCFFDDPVHELLGLKGSNFQSLYHFTVGGPVLDKRIMSLPAYPGPKIDA, encoded by the exons ATGTCACAGCTTCACTTCGCCTTCCCTCTCCCTCTGCACCGCCCTCTTCTCCGGAATCTCActcccaagctccacctccgCAGGCCCACCATgtccttctcttcctcttcctcttccccttcGCCTTCGACCTCAACGACCGACCTCAAGGACGATCCTCAAGGCCTCTCGCAGGTCCTCAAGTACCACGACCAGACCAAGCACTCCTTCGCCAACTACGCGAGAGGCCCTCGCGGCCTCGACTGGGCGAACCAGCCCAACCCATTTCGCCGCTACGTCTCCgcccctctcctccctctcctccaCCTCACCGCCGACGACCGAGCCCAGGGCGGCCCGTCGTCGGTTCTCGACGCCCCTCCGTACTCCGCCCTGTTCCATTCGCTTCCTCCTCCAGAACCCATCTCCAAGGCCACCGTCTCTCGGCTGTTCTACgactctctcgctctctccgcCTGGAAGACCGCGGGATTCTCCACTTGGTCGCTCCGGGTTAACCCCAGCAGCGGCAATTTGCACCCGACCGAAGCTTACTTGATCGCCCCGGCCATCGACTCGCTGTCTGATTCGGGTTTCGTCGCGCACTATGCGCCCAAGGAGCATTCCCTGGAGGTAAGAGCCGCTTTGCCGTCCGGGTTCTTGCCGAAGTTCTTCCCCGAGAATTCTTTCCTTGTCTGTCTGAGTTCCATCTTTTGGCGTGAGGCTTGGAAGTATGGAGAGCGAGCCTTTAGGTATTGTAACCATGATGTGGGCCACGCTATTGCTGCGGTTGCGATGGCGGCTGCGGGGCTCGGGTGGGACGTGAAGCTTCTCGATGGGTTGAGTCATGAGGATGTGAAGGGGCTGATTGGActtcatgttttccccgaattcaaaatcccaTCTAGGCCTGTTAAAGGAAAGATGGTAGAAATTGAATTTGAGCATCCGGATTGTGTATTGGTTGTTTTTCCTAGCGGAATTGGTGAATTCAATGTGAATTATAGGGAATTGAGCTTGGCTTTGTTGGAGTTTCCGAGATTGGAATGGAAGGGGAAGCCTAATGTGCTTAGCAAGGAGCATGTTTGTTGGGATATTATATATAGAACAGCTGAGGCTGCGAAGAAGCCCTTGACGGCAGGGGATAGATTTTCCATCGACCCATTTTGTGAGAGTGAGAGTCATAGcgaaaattcgtacaagggatTTAGTGCTAGGGAAGTTGTAAGGAAGCGTAGAAGCGCAGTGGACATGGATGGAGTGACTGCAATGGATAGAGCCACATTTTATCAGATACTGTTGCATTGTGTTCCTTCGGGTTCTGGGAATGGAGGAAAGCAGCGAAAACAGCTGGCATTGCCATATCGAGCTCTTTCATGGGATGCTGAGGTGCATGCTGCCTTGTTTGTTCACAGAGTGATCGGGTTACCGAAGGGTTTGTATTTCTTGGTGAGGAATGAGGATCATTTTGTGAAGATCAAGAAAGCTACGAGGCCTGACTTTGAGTGGGTGAGACCAGAGGGATGCCCTCCTAGTCTTCCTTTGTATCTACTTGCAAGAGGTGACTGTCAGCAGCTAGCAAAGCAGCTATCATGCCATCAG GATATTGCCGGCGATGGCTGCTTCAGCCTTGGAATGGTGGCTCATTTGGAGCCTGTGTTGTGTGAGAAGGGCCCTTGGATGTATCCTCGGTTGTTCTGGGAAACTGGAGTGCTTGGCCAGGTTTTGTACCTGGAAGCGCATGCTGTTGGTATATCTGCAACTGGAATCGGCTGCTTCTTTGATGATCCAG TGCACGAACTTCTTGGTCTTAAAGGGTCGAACTTCCAAAGCTTGTACCATTTCACAGTGGGAGGCCCAGTTCTTGACAAGAGAATAATGAGCTTACCAGCCTATCCTGGACCCAAGATAGATGCATAA